Proteins from a genomic interval of Papaver somniferum cultivar HN1 chromosome 4, ASM357369v1, whole genome shotgun sequence:
- the LOC113274018 gene encoding transcription factor PRE3-like, protein MSSRRSRSSRQSSGVSRISEDQINDLVIRLQQLLPELRNTNNRTSDKVSASRVLQETCNYIKSLHREVDDLSERLTELLSTSDTSNAQAAIIRSLLM, encoded by the exons ATGTCAAGCAGAAGATCACGTTCGTCCAGACAGTCATCAGGTGTTTCCAGGATCAGCGAGGATCAAATCAATGATCTCGTTATCAGGTTACAACAGCTTCTTCCTGAGCTTCGCAACACTAACAACAGAACCTCAGACAAG GTATCGGCTTCTAGGGTTTTGCAAGAGACATGCAACTATATCAAAAGCTTACACAGAGAAGTTGACGATCTTAGCGAGCGTCTAACAGAGTTATTGTCAACCTCAGATACTAGTAATGCTCAAGCAGCTATAATTAGGAGCCTTCTTATGTAA